The genomic DNA TGGAGCGGATCGTGCGGCGAGTGGTCGGCGACAATTTGGCCAACACCTGTCGACCCGGAAACGTTCGCAACGGCACTCTGGAAATCGCGGTCAGCGATTCGGTATCGATCCAAGAACTGTCGTTCCAGAAACGCGCCTTGATCAAAGCGTTACAAAAAGAATTCCCCCAGAGCGGTATCAAAGACATACGATTCCGCGCCGGTTAAACCAAAGTCAAAGACAAACTTCCGAGCAAACGATGACGATCACAACCAACTTTGCCACATCGCGAACCGAAATCGCGGGACATTCGATAACCGACTTGGCCAACCAATTCGGAACGCCTCTATACGTCTACGACTCCGCAGTGATCGCACAACGCGTTGCCGATCTGCAGATGTTCGACGACATCCGTTACGCTCAAAAGGCGTTGTCGAACATAGCGATCCTCGATCGATTGCGAAAGCAAAACGTGTTGGTCGACGCAG from Rosistilla carotiformis includes the following:
- a CDS encoding DUF721 domain-containing protein — protein: MSREPEERKKQHARKIGSIVNQLMARRGYAQVQTGNEMERIVRRVVGDNLANTCRPGNVRNGTLEIAVSDSVSIQELSFQKRALIKALQKEFPQSGIKDIRFRAG